The Neomonachus schauinslandi chromosome 11, ASM220157v2, whole genome shotgun sequence genome contains a region encoding:
- the LOC110576410 gene encoding LOW QUALITY PROTEIN: olfactory receptor 51A7-like (The sequence of the model RefSeq protein was modified relative to this genomic sequence to represent the inferred CDS: deleted 2 bases in 2 codons), with translation CIVHTLNSSKIEITTFFLIGIPGLEHVHVWISVPICLMYLVAILGNCTILFVIRTEPSLHAPMYYFLSMLAVSDLGLSLSSLPTMLRIFVFNATGISPNACSAPEFFIHGFTDMESSVLLVMSFDHFLAIHNPLRYSSILSNARVAKMGLVFLIKSMLLALPFPFTLKKLTYCRKSLLSHSYCLHQDVMKLACSDNMVNFFYGFFIALCMMSDSVFIAVSYIFILKTVMGIGSPKERLKALNTCVSHICAVCIFYVPIISLASMHRFGKHKSPVVMILIADIFLLVPPLMNPIVYCVKTRQIHEKVWGILHLK, from the exons TGCATCGTGCACACTCTCAATTCCTCTAAAATTGAGATCACCACCTTCTTCCTGATTGGAATCCCAGGACTGGAGCATGTTCATGTTTGGATCTCTGTCCCCATCTGCCTCATGTACCTCGTGGCCATCCTTGGCAATTGCACCATCCTCTTTGTGATCAGGACAGAGCCCTCACTCCATGCCCCCATGTACTATTTCCTCTCCATGCTGGCTGTCTCTGACCTGGGCCTTTCCCTCTCATCCCTCCCTACTATGCTGAGGATCTTTGTTTTCAATGCTACAGGAATTTCTCCAAATGCCTGTTCTGCTCCAGAATTCTTTATCCATGGATTCACAGATATGGAGTCTTCAGTGCTCCTGGTCatgtcttttgaccattttttggCCATACACAACCCTCTGAGATATAGCTCTATCCTCTCC AATGCCAGAGTTGCCAAAATGGGCCTGGTGTTTCTCATTAAAAGCATGCTTTTAGCGCTCCCAtttcctttcactctcaaaaaatTGACATATTGTAGGAAAAGCCTTCTTTCTCACTCTTATTGTCTGCACCAAGATGTCATGAAGCTGGCCTGCTCCGACAACATGGTCAACTTTTTCTATGGTTTCTTCATTGCCCTCTGTATGATGTCAGACAGTGTGTTCATTGCTGTGTCCTACATATTCATCCTGAAGACTGTGATGGGCATTGGATCCCCTAAGGAGCGGCTCAAGGCCCTCAACACCTGTGTCTCCCACATCTGTGCTGTGTGCATCTTCTATGTGCCCATCATT TCTTTGGCCTCCATGCACCGTTTTGGCAAGCACAAGTCCCCAGTGGTCATGATCCTCATTGCTGACATTTTCTTGCTAGTACCACCTCTGATGAACCCCATTGTATACTGTGTGAAGACACGGCAAATTCATGAGAAGGTTTGGGGAATATTACATCTAAAATGA